The following DNA comes from Hordeum vulgare subsp. vulgare chromosome 3H, MorexV3_pseudomolecules_assembly, whole genome shotgun sequence.
TAAAAGTTGTTAATTTTGTTGCGATACTCAACCGCAATTATGACAACTATTCATAAATAGCAAGCAACTGAGCATTACTGACAGGCAACTGAACATCAAACGTAGGCAATTGATTATGAGTGATAGGCAACTGAACATCAAAATTGAGCAATTTTATAGTATTTGTTAGGCAACTGAGCATCAATCATAGGTAACTTTTACAGTATTTGTAGACAACTGAGCATCAATCATAGGTAACTGATCATCATTGTTCAATTATGTAAAGCTTTTAGAGGTGAATCTAGTCAACTGTTAGTCGTGGTAACCAACTTAGAAGAATTCTTCGTAGATAGATAGTCATACTAAGGGGGAAGGAGTTGCTTGCCTATAGCACTAAAATTGCCTCATCTAGCACATAAAGTTGCATAAAAAAAAGTTCGTCGAAACCTATCAATATGGcatcgagttttgaagagttcgtcgtaagaaACACAATCGTGAAAGCGGATCGTCATTCTGACGCTCGGTTCAAAAATTAtgactttaaaaaaaattaaaacgcTAATGAATGCATGTGATTTGTTGTCCTCAAATGTGCCCGCTACCGCGAGCGGACGCTGCTGCGCTCGGTAAGCATGTCCAAACAAAATAACACCGTCGTATGAACGCGGCGGTGCAACCTCTGCGTCCAACGCACGCGTCACCCTTCCTATAAAATCCAAATCCCATGCCGCCATAGACAACAAACCAACCCACCATGGACATGGAGCTCGCCAAGGCCGTTCGGTGTGAGACCGCCTTCAGCAAGCGCGTGCTTCGGCACCTCACTGCCGAGCCCAACACCGGCGGCAAGAACGTCGTCGTGTCCCCGCTCTCCATCCACGCTCAACGAGATTGTCGCCCTCCTCGGCCCCACCGGTGGCCGCGCCCACGCGCTGCTCGCCTCGCACGTCACCATGCACGTGTTCGCcgacagcagcgacgacgacgccgaGCCCAAGGTCCAGTTCGCTAACGCCGTCTGGGCCAACGCCACGGCGGAGCCCCTCAACCCCGACTACGCACGCGTCATCACCCAACACTACCGCGCCCAAGCTCGCGAGGCATCCTTCACAACCATGGTAACTCACCTTCTCTCTGAACTCTTGGACTCATGCAGGGATGCTTGTGATATCGCCAAAGTTTCTTAATCGATCTTATCTTTCTTTTGGCCGGAGCAAACGGAGTTTTTTTTAAAAAGACCACGTGCATAATCAAATTGCTAGAAAAGACCTCCTCTaaataaaattaataaaaaaAACAAACGATCGTGGCAGCTGGCGGGCCAGCCGACAAACGGCATCTGCCCGCCACACCCATAGGTGGCAGCACTGTTCACTTTGACGCACCGCAATTACTGGTCATTGTTGTTCATAAAAAATGAACAGTGTTTAAAAAAATAATCAAAAAATAGCAAAATATCTGAAATTTTGCATCCAACTAGAACACTCGATCATCTTTGCTGCCAAAAAGTTcagttttttttttaatttttctgcTATTTTTTTCAAGAATACTATTCCAAAAAGTTCATGTCGACATCGCCTGCCGCCCCGACTACAAGGTACTGAAACTCCTCTACGCGTGTGGCACCGGCGACGGTTCGCCATGTACGTCTACGTCCCGAACGAGCGACACGGCCTGCAGGGCATCCTGCACAGGCTTGCCTCCAGCCCGGAGCAGCTCGAGACGGACTCCATGGCGCTGCGGACTAGCGTCGCCGTGGGCGCCTTCAAGGTGCCCAAGTTCACCGTGTCGCACAAGACGAAGGCGAGCGAGATGCTGCAGAGCCTCGGGCTGCGCCTGACGTTCAGCCCCGCCGCAGATTTCTCGGAGTTGCTGGCGTGGCCGAACCTGCCGCTCATCGTGTCCCAAGTCTATCTCGAGTCCTTCGTGGAGGTGAACGAAGAAGCCATCGCTTGTATCCTCGGTAGTTGTGCAGGGGGCTGGACGCCGGTGGACTTCGTCGCCGACCACCCTTTCATGTTCTTGAccaaggaggagctcaccggcgtcATTGTGTTCGCCAGCCAAGTTGTAAACCCTTCGCTCTAGATTCTTGCTTGTTCGTAGTCATAGATGTGTTCCCCAAGTTCTAAGCCTTCTAGGTGGTAAATTTCTGGTGAACTATTATGTGTCATTGGAGTAATATATGTTTGAACCATTTGGCGATttatggtactccctccgttctaaaatataagaccttttaggaatttcattaaaagactacatacggaacaaaatgaatgaatctatattctaaaatatgtctatgtacatccgtatgtagtttataatataatctctaaaaggtcttatatttaggaacggagggagtattacacaTTTGAGTTATACCTGGCCATTGTAAGGGTTTGATATCATTCTGCACAGATGAACCATGCATACATCCACATTTTTCAAATGAAAGCTACATTCTCTAGATAATCCATCCACTCACTACTAACTAACCAAAGGATAAACAACACATATAGGTTCTCCTTTCAGAGTAGAATGATACACGATTGTCCTAAAAGAGGTACATGCTACTACAGAGCATGCAAGTACTGCTGTTGCAGGTGAGCACCAAAGAAACAGGCATCAAACAGACGTCGCGGAAAAGAGCATGCCCGGTCTCTTCAGTTACGATCATTCCTCAATCATGCACGTCTGTCAATGGGAGCCAATAGATGTGTCATTTGGATCCAGGTAGATGTTAATAGAGTGATACTTAGAGCTAATCTTTGCGTCTTGCCACAAACAGTTTGCCCATATCTTCAGTAACAACGTTACTCCTGTCAAAACCAAAAGGGTAAACAATATTCAGAGGCATTAATGATGGAATATGCGGAAGAAGTTTCTAGGCATAAATGGCGAAACACTAGCCTAAGTTCACTCGAAACATGGATCGTAGGTCTCAACGTAGTTTTAAGTAGATGAAAACAGCACTAACCTTCCACTAAGCTGTGGCGGAACTAATGTGCTCGCAGCAGCATTCCTGGCACCACGAGATTGTGCTGACTGTGCCCTCGGAAATTTACTACGTGGATCTTGAATAGCTGATCCATTTGATTCTCTTTTCCTTGATGAACTTCCCATGATACCAGCAGAACCTCTGTTGGGGAGAGAGGGGGAATCAAAAAGATCCGCAATGTCTGGTAGGTCAAAGGATGGCGCGGGCAGGGAGACATTCCTGGACAACAAAAACACAGAATATCAGCTTAAAAACTCAGATAGCATGGCCGAACCTACAAAGAGAGGCCAATGAAATATAAGCAAGTCATTAATATGACATACAACAAGGAGATAGACATACATGTAAGCAAATGCACTTGACATGGACATCAGCGGAAAGCAAATTCAGCTTCAACACATGAAATGGCTAGGCAGTTGTTGAGACTTTTGGTGAATAAAGTATGAACATGTAATGGCACAGATCATAAGACTTAAGAGGAAAGTTAAGCTGAACAGCCTACCTAAATGAATCCTGCAAGGTTATAATTAGCAACCTGTGCATGCACATTCAAACAGAGAAAGAACTGTACATACATGGAAACGTCCTGCGCATGATTTTCACACAAGGGGCAACTATGAACAAGCAACTGTAGCTTGTCAAACACTAAAACAATGACCTCTGTACAAGAAGAGAAGCGCAAAAGGCATGTGCTCAATGAATCATTGGTTGAGAATTCGATTATCTTAAGTTGTAAGAAAAGCCCTTCATCTGTAAGGGAAGCACACCCAAATTCATCTACGGCCACCACCTATTAGCACCACATTTAGTTCAAGGCTGCTCAACATCCAACAAAACTATCAATTCAGTTTCCTGAAATTTAAGAAGGAAATTCCCTTTATAATCATCATCATCCATGAACGCTCCATGAAACATTTGCCCCCTGACAAACCAACACAGGACACGCAGGTTTTCCTGCATACCAGGTAAGGAATCGCCATAACTCATAACAGGAACCCAACAGTTGACAGAAGCAATTTCTGGCTTCACATATCGGCGATTCAGCGTAGGACTTGAAATGTTATATAACGTCACCACAGGACGCTCCTCTGGGTTCTGAAGCTACAAGATCCCCGCCAGCAAGGAGCAACCGAGCACGGCATGAGCACATACAAACAAATTAAAGCCCTCTACTTGTGCTGCTAGACTGCTGCCTACTGTGGCGTGGTGATTTGGCACCAAGTAGCGCGAGCTCTAGCACATCCACGCAGTTCTTTCTACTCGGTGGCTGCACACGACATCAGAAAGTCAAAATCTAAGTCAAAATCCAGCAGCCGCGGTCACGGCCTCCGGCAACCAATGCGCAAATCGACAGCCCCCCATGAATCCTAGTCCCTGCAATCGAAAccctagagagggagggagagagaggcggcACGGGGGGGCTTACTGGCTGGGGGCGGGCGGCGGCGCGGCAGGCCGGGGCgcggacggcgagggcgacggaggCCTCGGCTGCGGCCCGACGGCGGGAGAGGGGCGGAGAGGAGtggccggagcggcggcggcggcgggagggtcGTCGCCGGCTTCGTCCTCGTCGGAGGAGGCGTCGTAGGCGACCAGCGACATCGGGTCCGGGTGCGGGTGCGGGTGCGGCTCGGTCGGCTGTGATGGTGCGGCGCCGTGATTCGGGTGGACGGGCCGGTTTACTCGTGGGCCGGTGCGGTGAGCTCGTGGGATCGAGCCCGGATGTTGTAAATCCAGTAAACTGCTACCATTTTTTCtaaaagaaaagaataagaatagGGGTGTTTATTCCTCCGAAATAGCATTACAGTCTGCTAACACAAGCTCTTTTATGTTGTCTGGAACCTGGCGCAACCAACAAGCGGTGCTACCTCCACATCTCCCTACATTAGCTGGACTACGAGAAACACTATTTTGCTTACAATCAATTTTTAGCGGAACAAAACCTCGAAGTTGTAGTAACTTCTTTATCTCCATCATGAGATGTCCACAGGCAGAACGGTCGAACGAGTCATCCGTCAAGGCTGCAACGGCAGTTGGGTTATCCGATTGGACAACCACTCGGAGATCAATGCGTTCCAACCAACGAAGTCGTTCCCTGTCCTTCCAGCCTTGTCTGGGTAGAGGTCGTGGGCCACTCTTTGTTGCCTGTGTTGGTGCCGCCAAGGTCTCAATCCGGGTGTTTCAAGGATTTCAATGTTAGTGCCTTTTTTGGTCTCTACTTTGGAGTCCAAGTTTGCCCTACTGCGCACAGAGGTCTTTTCAGGAGGTTGAGCTGCTCTGTGCTGAGCTTCGCGATGATCTTGCCGAGCTTCAGGTTGCACCGTTTGTGCCCTTGCTGCCTGAGCTCCAGGTTGGTTCCATTGATGAGGAGGCTAAATGCTTCTTTGTAGAATTTTCTCCTCGTGCTCTGGAATCAACATCGTCTGTTTCTGGAAGAGTGGTCATCACCGGAGACGTG
Coding sequences within:
- the LOC123440897 gene encoding CASP-like protein 4A1; this encodes MSLVAYDASSDEDEAGDDPPAAAAAPATPLRPSPAVGPQPRPPSPSPSAPRPAAPPPAPSQNVSLPAPSFDLPDIADLFDSPSLPNRGSAGIMGSSSRKRESNGSAIQDPRSKFPRAQSAQSRGARNAAASTLVPPQLSGRSNVVTEDMGKLFVARRKD